Genomic segment of Paenibacillus polymyxa:
ATTCAAAGACTAGGGATTAAAACTGCAGGAACCAAAGAGTTAACGAATAGTACTGAATCTATTAGAGAGTGGATTAAAGAAAGTGGCATTAAGCATCTAGCTATTCACCTTGATTTAGATGTGCTTGACCCAAAAGCATTTCGTTCTTTACTGTTCGCCAACCCTGAAGCGCCCTATAATTTTTCTCCTGCGGGAACAATGCAAATGCCTCAGCTACTTAATCTGATTAAAGAACTATCTGAAGAAACAGATGTAGTTGGATTAGGTATAACAGAGCATATGCCGTGGGATGCTATTAATTTAAAGAATCTGCTTGGAGAGATACCTATTTTAAATAAGTAAGTTCATACATGGATTATAATAGAACAATGATCTGCTTAATCACAAAAATACACCCCCGCAAACATAAAGTGCGTGAGTGCATTTTTATGATTAAGCGATTTTGACAGCCTATATTTGGGATTGTGATATGTAGGAGAAAATTCAACGAATTTAGTTTTATGAATGAACAGAGCTGAGAAATGACAACTTAAGAAAGTAGTATACATCACAATTTCCAAAGGAGGATATCTGTTATGGCTCACCAGAAGAAAAGGAAAGAAGCAGCCTGGAAGTCACGAAAGCAAGAGCAGCATCCCCATGGTAAAGTCAAATCGCTCAAGGAGCTGTCCAGCGAATAGGAGTGAGGAGTATACTGCTTGAAAGAGAAGGACTGTCG
This window contains:
- a CDS encoding DUF6254 family protein encodes the protein MAHQKKRKEAAWKSRKQEQHPHGKVKSLKELSSE